A genomic region of Hydrogenovibrio crunogenus contains the following coding sequences:
- a CDS encoding DUF4145 domain-containing protein, with product MNTKKKAYCHKCRQDTNQTLLFAETEYDTREVFFEKLQGESRWVVEQRLWNLSKCLGCEMLNLEIETIHIGNSNTSKKQMPGKSRRVVPSWIFSLERPYIELLAEVYTAFNNGSFRLALMGVRAIFDIFMQEKVGDIGGFKKKLLELKKLHLINSTQVDLLDAAIDAGSATAHRGYNPSEEVMHSVMDIVEHLLKSISLENKLIEITSSTPKRE from the coding sequence ATGAATACTAAAAAAAAGGCCTATTGCCATAAGTGTCGACAAGATACGAATCAAACTTTGTTATTCGCAGAGACGGAATATGATACCCGTGAAGTGTTTTTCGAAAAGCTTCAAGGAGAATCTCGGTGGGTAGTTGAACAAAGGCTATGGAATCTATCCAAATGTTTAGGTTGTGAAATGCTTAACTTGGAAATAGAGACAATTCACATAGGTAATTCAAATACATCAAAAAAACAAATGCCCGGCAAATCCAGAAGGGTTGTTCCTTCTTGGATATTTTCACTGGAACGGCCATATATTGAGTTACTGGCGGAGGTATATACAGCATTTAATAATGGTTCTTTTAGACTGGCATTGATGGGCGTTAGAGCAATATTTGATATCTTTATGCAAGAGAAGGTTGGAGACATTGGGGGATTTAAAAAGAAATTACTAGAGTTGAAGAAGCTACATTTAATCAATTCTACCCAAGTAGATTTACTCGATGCCGCTATTGATGCAGGTAGTGCAACAGCACATCGAGGGTACAATCCAAGTGAAGAAGTTATGCACTCAGTTATGGATATTGTCGAACATCTACTTAAGTCAATCTCATTAGAAAACAAGCTAATTGAAATTACTAGCTCGACGCCTAAGAGGGAATGA
- a CDS encoding GIY-YIG nuclease family protein → MAEKTWVVYLLKCRDNSLYCGVTNDLSRRLRQHNGEIKGGAKYTQARRPCELVYQEGCEDKSSAMKREYNLKQLSRIQKERLFERGA, encoded by the coding sequence ATGGCTGAAAAAACTTGGGTAGTGTATTTGCTAAAGTGCCGCGACAATAGTTTGTATTGTGGAGTGACGAATGATTTAAGTCGTCGTTTACGTCAGCACAATGGCGAGATTAAAGGTGGGGCGAAATATACCCAAGCAAGAAGGCCTTGTGAGTTGGTTTATCAGGAAGGGTGTGAAGATAAAAGCAGTGCTATGAAGCGCGAATATAATCTTAAACAGCTATCGAGAATTCAAAAAGAAAGGTTGTTTGAGAGAGGGGCTTAA
- a CDS encoding YebC/PmpR family DNA-binding transcriptional regulator — protein sequence MGRAYQNRKESMAKTSDAKAKVYSKFSREIYVTAKSGGVEPESNLALQGLIERAKKAQVPAHVIDKALDKAKGGGGEDFAIARYEGYGPGNSMVIIECLTDNPNRTFGDVRSCFTKTKTKIGTQGSVSHMFDHAAILVFAGEDEEAVLEALLMADVDVSDIENEDGKISVFVPHTEYAKAKTALVDAFGTIDFEVDEIQFLPHMTKPIENEEDRELFEKFLEMLEDLDDVQNVYYDVEL from the coding sequence GACGCCAAAGCCAAAGTCTATAGTAAATTCAGCCGAGAAATTTATGTCACCGCAAAAAGTGGCGGCGTGGAACCTGAAAGCAATCTGGCCTTACAAGGCTTAATTGAACGCGCTAAAAAAGCACAAGTGCCAGCGCACGTAATCGACAAAGCATTAGACAAAGCCAAAGGCGGTGGCGGAGAAGATTTTGCCATTGCGCGTTATGAAGGGTATGGACCAGGCAACAGCATGGTCATCATTGAATGCCTGACCGACAACCCGAATCGTACCTTTGGGGATGTTCGTAGTTGCTTTACCAAAACCAAAACCAAAATCGGCACACAAGGCAGTGTCAGCCACATGTTCGACCACGCCGCTATTTTGGTGTTTGCAGGGGAAGATGAAGAAGCCGTGTTGGAAGCTTTACTGATGGCCGATGTCGATGTATCCGACATTGAAAATGAAGACGGTAAAATCAGTGTCTTTGTACCGCATACCGAATATGCCAAAGCCAAAACCGCTTTAGTCGATGCATTTGGTACGATTGACTTTGAAGTGGATGAAATCCAATTCTTACCCCATATGACCAAACCCATCGAAAACGAAGAAGATCGTGAACTGTTCGAGAAATTCCTAGAGATGCTGGAAGACTTGGACGATGTGCAAAACGTTTATTACGACGTAGAGTTATAA